ATGATGCGCCGGGTGGTGGGAGTCGACCACCGCTTCCTGATCCCGGCCTCCGCCGTGGCGGGCGCGGCGCTGCTGCTCCTTTCCGATACATTGGCGCGGACAGTCGTCTCGCCGGTCGTTTTACCGGTCGGCGTGCTGACCTCCTTCTTCGGCGCGCCGCTGTTCCTCTTCTTGCTGGCCAAGGGATACGCCAAACAGTGATCCTCACCGTGCAGGGCATCCGGTTCGCCTACCCCAGCCGCCCGGTCTTGGACGACGCCACATTCACGGCGAAAAAAGGCGAACTGGTGGCCGTGCTTGGAACCAACGGCACAGGCAAGACAACCCTCTTGAAGTGCATCAACCGCATCCTCAAACCGTCGGCGGGGGCGGTGTTCGTCGGCGGGGAATCGGCGGCCGCGCTCGGACGCAACGCGCTCGCGCAAAGGATCGGCTATGTGGAACAGCAACGTTCGGCCTCGCGCGCAACGGTGTTCAATGCCGTGCTGCTCGGCCGCAAACCCTATATCCGCTGGGACATCACCCACCACGACACCGCCGTCGCCGAAAAGGCTCTGGAAACGCTCGGGATGTCCGGCTACGCCTTGCGCTTCCTGGATGAACTCAGCGGGGGCGAACTGCAGAAAGTCATCATCGCCCGGGCGCTGGCCCAGGAGCCGGAAGTCCTCTTGATGGACGAGCCGACCAGCAGTTTGGACTTGAGAAACCAGCTCGAGGTATTGCGGCTGATCCGGGAGATCACCCGTAATCGCGGCCTCGCC
This portion of the Anaerolineales bacterium genome encodes:
- a CDS encoding ABC transporter ATP-binding protein, yielding MILTVQGIRFAYPSRPVLDDATFTAKKGELVAVLGTNGTGKTTLLKCINRILKPSAGAVFVGGESAAALGRNALAQRIGYVEQQRSASRATVFNAVLLGRKPYIRWDITHHDTAVAEKALETLGMSGYALRFLDELSGGELQKVIIARALAQEPEVLLMDEPTSSLDLRNQLEVLRLIREITRNRGLAAVMAMHDLNLALRFADQFLFLKDRKIFAAGGPEVVTPQTVEAVYSVPVTIASHDGRRVIIPL